The Ignavibacteriales bacterium genome includes a window with the following:
- a CDS encoding tetratricopeptide repeat protein has product MRLFFISLIIVITLVGCSKPSAEEMFNQGVDAQKTEQYDDAIAAYQELIKTYPDSARTPEAVYAIGTIYQNRKHSYHQAIQAYRLLVEKYPNHATAANASFLIGFIYNNELKNIDSARIAYEEFIKRYPANQLVVSAQFEMSNFGKDPTEILKAQAQMAQEETKHGKKVKK; this is encoded by the coding sequence ATGAGATTATTTTTTATTTCTCTAATTATCGTGATTACCCTTGTAGGGTGTTCCAAGCCAAGTGCAGAAGAGATGTTCAATCAGGGTGTAGATGCACAGAAGACGGAACAATATGACGATGCAATCGCTGCGTATCAAGAATTGATCAAAACTTATCCCGACAGCGCACGCACTCCGGAAGCGGTCTATGCAATCGGAACAATTTATCAGAATCGCAAACATTCATATCATCAAGCAATTCAAGCATATCGCCTTCTTGTAGAAAAATATCCGAATCATGCCACTGCGGCTAATGCGTCGTTTCTTATCGGTTTCATTTACAATAATGAGCTAAAAAATATTGACTCAGCACGGATTGCCTACGAAGAATTCATCAAGCGGTATCCTGCAAATCAGCTTGTCGTATCTGCTCAGTTTGAGATGAGCAACTTTGGAAAGGATCCGACAGAAATTCTGAAGGCGCAAGCACAGATGGCACAAGAAGAAACGAAACATGGGAAGAAAGTGAAGAAGTAG
- a CDS encoding DNA-3-methyladenine glycosylase, whose protein sequence is MKPLPRSFYLRPTLQVARDLLGKYIVRKIGSKLLIGKIVEVEAYCKGDPASHAFRGRTKRNDVMFWEGGHLYVYFTYGMHFCSNVVTGNEGIGEAVLIRAVEPIAGIEVMTENRKKHLSSGVVEPLSEKKKKLRRDSIPDTLRNLTNGPAKFCQAFSIARKKNGLDLLDSEIIIIDAKTIPSSSIARTARIGIRSGLEKKWRFFVKRNPWVSK, encoded by the coding sequence TTGAAACCACTCCCCCGCTCTTTCTATCTTCGCCCGACACTTCAAGTTGCTCGTGACCTTCTTGGCAAGTACATAGTCAGGAAGATCGGTAGCAAATTACTTATTGGAAAGATTGTTGAAGTTGAAGCTTACTGCAAAGGAGATCCGGCATCTCATGCATTTCGCGGAAGGACTAAACGTAATGATGTAATGTTTTGGGAAGGCGGGCATTTATATGTCTATTTCACTTATGGTATGCATTTCTGTTCTAATGTAGTAACAGGAAACGAAGGAATAGGAGAAGCGGTACTTATTCGCGCCGTCGAACCTATAGCCGGAATTGAAGTGATGACAGAGAACCGGAAAAAGCATTTGAGCAGTGGAGTAGTTGAGCCGTTGAGCGAAAAGAAGAAAAAGCTAAGAAGGGATTCTATTCCCGACACTCTCAGGAATCTTACCAACGGTCCAGCAAAGTTCTGTCAGGCGTTTAGTATTGCGCGAAAAAAGAACGGATTAGATTTGCTCGATAGTGAAATTATTATTATTGACGCCAAGACGATACCCTCTTCATCCATTGCCCGAACTGCAAGAATCGGTATTCGCTCGGGCTTGGAAAAGAAATGGAGATTCTTTGTAAAGAGAAATCCTTGGGTATCAAAATAA
- the rsmB gene encoding 16S rRNA (cytosine(967)-C(5))-methyltransferase RsmB yields the protein MQISSLIGHTQELLGIILNSKKPADALIDTFFRSHKYLGSHDRKFIAETTYGTLRHLRKCELIVTSAMAELDETLFEEDKILFLVVAYLSLQGKMQGVIPEAVSSKLKSVRLAEKTAHILQVFLKPVMVLKEPAHMRIGLEYSFPDWMVQKFNDQYGESEVEKICASLNEQAPITLRVNTLKATVEQCQAELSKQGIETTKTSLSPFGLNLAKRINVFSLSVFQDGWFEVQDEGSQLLPFLIDPKPNAKLLDVCAGAGGKTLEFAALMKNRGEIFATDINSYRLEELRKRTKRAGAQNVRVQEIQAIEDLHEQYSHFFDIVFVDAPCSGLGTIRRNPGMKWMVTEQTVNEVSDKQSSILHSSAQLVKPGGRIVYATCTLLRQENEGVVEEFMVRHPEFKLIDANEVLEKWNNGLMTTDPFFKLLPHVHGTDGFFCAVLERQAVR from the coding sequence ATGCAAATTTCATCACTCATTGGACATACTCAGGAACTGCTCGGCATTATTCTGAACTCAAAGAAACCCGCGGACGCTCTCATCGATACATTCTTTCGGTCGCATAAGTATCTCGGTTCTCATGACAGGAAATTCATCGCGGAAACAACGTACGGCACTTTGCGTCATTTGAGGAAATGCGAACTCATAGTCACATCGGCAATGGCTGAATTAGACGAGACATTATTTGAAGAAGATAAAATTCTTTTTCTCGTTGTTGCTTATTTATCTTTACAAGGCAAGATGCAGGGCGTGATACCAGAGGCGGTTTCATCAAAACTCAAGAGTGTACGGCTGGCAGAAAAGACGGCACATATTCTTCAGGTATTCTTAAAGCCGGTGATGGTTTTAAAAGAGCCTGCTCACATGCGAATTGGTCTTGAGTACTCGTTCCCCGATTGGATGGTGCAGAAATTCAATGACCAGTACGGTGAGAGTGAAGTCGAAAAAATATGTGCAAGCCTCAACGAGCAAGCCCCAATCACATTGCGTGTTAATACGTTGAAGGCGACTGTTGAACAGTGCCAGGCGGAATTGAGCAAACAGGGAATTGAGACGACGAAGACGTCACTATCACCATTTGGTCTCAATCTTGCAAAACGGATAAATGTATTTTCGCTTTCTGTGTTTCAAGACGGATGGTTTGAGGTGCAGGATGAAGGCAGTCAGTTGCTGCCGTTTCTCATTGATCCGAAACCGAATGCAAAATTACTTGATGTATGCGCAGGTGCCGGAGGAAAGACACTGGAGTTTGCTGCACTGATGAAGAATCGTGGAGAAATCTTTGCGACGGATATCAACAGTTATCGTCTTGAGGAATTACGCAAGCGCACAAAGCGTGCCGGAGCGCAGAATGTTCGTGTTCAGGAAATTCAGGCAATTGAAGATCTCCATGAACAATATTCTCATTTCTTTGATATAGTTTTTGTAGATGCGCCATGCAGTGGACTTGGTACTATTCGCCGAAATCCTGGAATGAAATGGATGGTTACGGAACAGACAGTGAATGAAGTGTCGGATAAACAAAGTTCCATTCTCCATTCTTCTGCGCAGCTCGTGAAACCGGGAGGAAGAATAGTGTACGCGACATGCACGCTGCTGAGACAAGAGAATGAGGGAGTAGTGGAAGAATTTATGGTGCGTCATCCTGAGTTTAAATTGATCGATGCAAATGAAGTATTAGAAAAATGGAATAATGGATTGATGACAACAGATCCATTCTTCAAACTTCTTCCTCACGTTCATGGAACTGACGGCTTCTTTTGCGCTGTTCTTGAAAGGCAAGCGGTTCGTTGA
- a CDS encoding aldehyde dehydrogenase family protein gives MDKDLQSIQEARDLLTRAKEAQLAFKSYTQEKVDKIVKAMADAGFNAAEKLAKMAVEETGFGKVADKKLKNEFATRRVWESIKDLKTVGVINDDKEKRIIEIGEPMGVVAALIPSTNPTSTMMFKSIIALKGRNAIVASPHPKSVTCTLEAARILTQAAESAGAPKGLIQCMSMPTSEGTSELMKNKLTAIILATGSSAMVKAAYSAGKPAYGVGPGNVPSFIERTANVKKAVADIVFGKSFDWGVLCSTESGVILDAPIKKLAVEEFKRRGAYFASPEEKERLSRLMFDPRGGLNPEVVGKSPKYIAEKAGFDIPHDTTCIIAEIPAVGKEYPLSREKLSPVLSMFTVDGWLEGCHRCIEMLEFGGIGHSMVIHSSDSEVILKFGLEKPAFRILVNTTSSLGAIGYTNELMPSLTLGPGTWGGSIVSENVSAKHLINIKRLTFETRPVNPPEKFGGQSAEVTHKAPTPAKASHYASSPQHQVKSWMDEIDERIRLKAGNVIEKQITETRIEKTEEIIKSPIAHVESAKPVDSKPKYGIGISESDIDRIMKEFQKR, from the coding sequence ATGGATAAAGACCTCCAATCAATTCAGGAAGCACGTGATCTCCTCACACGCGCCAAAGAAGCACAGCTTGCGTTTAAGAGTTACACACAGGAAAAAGTTGATAAGATTGTCAAAGCGATGGCTGATGCAGGTTTCAATGCAGCGGAGAAACTTGCAAAGATGGCGGTAGAAGAAACGGGCTTCGGTAAAGTAGCAGACAAAAAACTTAAAAATGAATTCGCTACGAGACGAGTGTGGGAATCGATTAAAGACCTCAAGACCGTCGGCGTTATTAATGATGATAAAGAGAAACGCATAATCGAAATCGGAGAACCGATGGGCGTGGTTGCGGCGCTTATTCCCTCCACCAATCCGACCTCCACGATGATGTTCAAGTCGATCATTGCACTCAAAGGGCGCAATGCCATTGTTGCAAGTCCGCACCCAAAATCAGTTACCTGCACACTCGAAGCAGCACGCATCCTCACTCAAGCGGCAGAATCAGCAGGTGCCCCAAAGGGATTGATACAATGTATGTCAATGCCGACGAGCGAAGGCACGAGCGAATTAATGAAGAATAAACTAACTGCAATTATTCTCGCGACAGGTTCCAGTGCAATGGTAAAGGCAGCGTACAGTGCCGGCAAACCGGCATACGGTGTAGGACCCGGGAATGTACCATCGTTCATAGAGCGCACAGCAAATGTGAAGAAAGCCGTTGCCGATATCGTCTTTGGAAAATCATTCGATTGGGGTGTACTTTGTTCTACCGAATCCGGGGTCATTCTCGATGCGCCAATTAAGAAATTAGCGGTTGAAGAATTCAAACGGCGAGGCGCTTATTTTGCTTCTCCGGAAGAAAAAGAACGATTATCGCGCTTGATGTTCGATCCGCGCGGTGGGTTGAATCCGGAGGTCGTCGGTAAGTCCCCCAAGTATATTGCGGAAAAAGCCGGCTTCGATATTCCACATGATACAACTTGTATAATCGCAGAAATACCGGCGGTTGGGAAAGAATATCCGCTGTCGCGCGAGAAGCTTTCACCTGTGCTTTCTATGTTTACCGTAGATGGCTGGTTAGAAGGATGTCATCGCTGTATCGAAATGTTGGAATTCGGCGGCATAGGTCACTCAATGGTGATTCACTCAAGTGATTCAGAAGTTATTTTAAAATTCGGATTAGAAAAGCCGGCGTTTAGAATTCTTGTGAACACCACGTCTTCGCTCGGTGCGATCGGTTATACAAATGAATTGATGCCATCTCTCACGCTCGGTCCTGGCACGTGGGGCGGATCCATCGTTTCTGAAAATGTATCTGCAAAACATTTGATAAACATCAAGCGTCTGACATTTGAAACTCGTCCTGTCAACCCACCGGAGAAATTTGGCGGACAATCCGCAGAAGTTACCCACAAAGCACCTACACCTGCAAAAGCATCTCACTATGCTTCTTCTCCTCAGCATCAGGTTAAATCGTGGATGGATGAAATTGATGAACGGATTAGATTGAAGGCAGGAAACGTTATTGAAAAACAGATTACAGAAACAAGAATAGAGAAGACAGAAGAAATTATTAAGTCTCCCATTGCTCATGTCGAATCGGCGAAACCGGTCGACTCAAAACCAAAGTATGGAATAGGAATTTCTGAGTCTGATATTGACCGCATAATGAAAGAATTCCAAAAACGGTAA
- a CDS encoding DUF58 domain-containing protein, with product MNESLKYLQPAVVAQLANMELRARLVVEGFITGLHRSPYHGFSVEFTEHRQYMPGDEIKHIDWKAYGKTDRFYIKQFEEETNLKSYLIVDASRSMDYASKGNLKKFEYASYVAAALSFLMIEQRDAVGLTLFDEGIRVSLPPRATRSYLKEILKELESAKPAKKTGTSASLNLIAEQIKRRGLVIVLSDLFDTPESVMTALKHFRHKGHEVVVMQILDPLERSFAFDGDAIFKDLETQEELMTQPWHIQTAYRQSMQEFLDFYKRQCRDNNIDYVLLDTSTPFDKALFEYLNKRKRMN from the coding sequence TTGAACGAATCTCTCAAATATCTCCAGCCAGCCGTTGTTGCTCAACTTGCGAATATGGAATTGCGTGCGCGTTTAGTGGTGGAAGGATTCATCACGGGGTTGCATAGAAGTCCGTATCACGGCTTCAGTGTTGAATTCACCGAGCATCGACAGTACATGCCGGGTGATGAAATAAAACACATCGATTGGAAGGCGTACGGGAAAACCGACCGTTTCTATATAAAACAATTTGAAGAAGAGACAAATCTTAAATCGTATTTGATAGTTGATGCAAGTCGGTCGATGGATTATGCATCAAAGGGAAATCTTAAAAAGTTTGAATATGCCTCGTATGTCGCTGCCGCCTTATCATTTCTGATGATCGAACAGCGCGATGCAGTCGGGTTGACATTATTCGATGAAGGAATTCGTGTTTCCTTGCCGCCGCGTGCCACGCGCTCGTATCTGAAAGAAATTTTGAAAGAGTTGGAATCTGCGAAGCCGGCAAAAAAAACCGGGACGTCGGCATCATTAAATCTTATTGCTGAACAAATTAAACGGCGCGGACTCGTGATCGTGTTAAGCGATTTATTTGATACACCGGAATCGGTAATGACGGCGCTAAAACATTTTCGCCATAAGGGACATGAAGTTGTTGTGATGCAGATATTAGACCCGCTGGAGAGATCGTTTGCGTTTGACGGTGATGCAATCTTCAAAGATTTGGAAACACAGGAAGAACTCATGACACAGCCGTGGCATATTCAGACGGCTTATCGGCAATCGATGCAAGAGTTCCTCGATTTCTACAAGCGGCAATGCCGCGACAATAACATCGATTATGTCCTATTGGATACGAGCACTCCGTTCGACAAGGCGCTTTTTGAATATCTCAATAAACGAAAAAGAATGAATTGA
- the uvrA gene encoding excinuclease ABC subunit UvrA — MPEDKIIVRGARVHNLKNIDVDIPRDSLTVITGLSGSGKSSLAFDTIYAEGQRRYVESLSAYARQFLDVMERPDVDLIEGLSPSISIEQKTISTNPRSTVGTVTEIYDYLRLLFARVGTQFCYNCGRKVQRQSVDQIIEAILNYPNGSKLQILAPVVKGRKGHYRELFERIMKDGFLRVRMDGEVRQIEKGMRADRYKIHTIEIVIDRIVLKKEMRSRIADSVEMALRYGEGVLIVHDGEKDQLFSQKSSCHECGISYEEPAPNSFSFNTPAGYCPTCEGLGELRSFDMKLIIPNEDLSINQEGLAPLGKPRQTWMFSQISAVAKKYDFDFDTPIRNISTEARDVLFYGSHGEKLEIEYTHDKTGRVQIYKHRFEGLLKMLDRWYEDTSSHQVRDWVESFMATSPCEVCKGGRLRKESLSIRLENTKTGKRTNIHDVVTLSITQARQFFENLTLSPREEEIARQVLKEIRQRLDFLLNVGLSYLTLDRGARTLSGGEGQRIRLATQIGTQLVGVLYILDEPSIGLHQRDNIKLIGSLKSLRDLGNTVIVVEHDKEMIESADFVVDLGPRAGEHGGHVVVTGTPSQLKMKNVLMKNGKRKKGKVDSENSNHQSLTSAYLRGEHRIDIPKKRRQGSGKSLIIKGAEGNNLKNVTLKIPLAKFVCITGVSGSGKSTLINETLFPILSRKFYKTKLVPLPFKSIDGLQHIDKVIDIDQSPIGRTPRSNPATYTGLFTLIRDLFTQLPEAQIRGYKAGRFSFNVKGGRCENCEGDGVRKIEMNFLPDVYVHCDVCNGKRYNRETLEVHYKGKSIADVLNMTVDEAMEQFSELPRIHRHLQTLHDVGMGYIRLGQQATTLSGGEAQRVKLSTELSKIGTGKTLYILDEPTTGLHFEDIRMLLLVLNRLVDKGNTVIVIEHNLDVIKTADWVIDLGPDGGDEGGEIVAEGKPEEVAMNQRSYTGEYLRKEL, encoded by the coding sequence TTGCCAGAAGATAAAATCATAGTTCGTGGCGCACGCGTACACAATCTGAAAAATATCGACGTTGACATTCCGCGCGATTCATTGACTGTTATCACCGGCCTTTCCGGATCTGGAAAATCGAGCCTGGCGTTCGATACAATCTATGCCGAAGGACAGCGCCGATATGTTGAAAGTCTTTCTGCCTACGCACGCCAGTTTCTCGATGTGATGGAACGTCCCGATGTTGATCTCATCGAGGGACTGAGTCCGTCTATTTCCATTGAACAAAAAACTATCAGCACAAATCCGCGCTCGACTGTCGGCACCGTCACAGAAATCTACGATTACCTTCGCCTGCTCTTCGCACGCGTCGGAACGCAATTCTGCTACAATTGCGGCCGCAAAGTCCAGCGGCAATCAGTCGACCAAATCATTGAAGCCATTCTGAATTATCCGAATGGTTCGAAGCTTCAGATTCTTGCACCGGTTGTCAAGGGACGTAAGGGGCATTATAGGGAATTGTTCGAGCGCATCATGAAAGATGGATTTCTTCGTGTTCGGATGGATGGCGAAGTGCGACAAATCGAAAAGGGGATGAGGGCTGACCGCTATAAAATTCACACGATTGAAATTGTCATTGACAGAATTGTCTTGAAGAAGGAAATGCGTTCGCGCATTGCCGATTCAGTCGAGATGGCGCTGCGTTATGGCGAAGGAGTTCTCATTGTTCATGATGGCGAAAAGGATCAGCTCTTCAGTCAAAAATCGTCATGCCATGAATGCGGAATCAGCTATGAAGAACCGGCGCCGAATTCATTTTCATTCAACACGCCGGCTGGCTATTGTCCAACGTGTGAAGGACTTGGCGAGCTGCGTTCGTTCGATATGAAACTCATTATTCCCAATGAAGATCTGTCGATCAATCAAGAAGGACTTGCTCCGTTGGGCAAGCCGCGCCAGACATGGATGTTCAGCCAGATTAGCGCAGTGGCAAAGAAATATGACTTCGATTTCGATACACCGATAAGAAATATTTCCACGGAAGCGCGTGATGTGTTGTTCTACGGATCGCACGGAGAGAAGTTGGAGATAGAATACACGCACGATAAAACGGGGCGCGTGCAAATCTACAAACACCGCTTCGAAGGTCTTCTTAAAATGTTAGACCGTTGGTACGAAGATACATCGTCTCATCAAGTGCGGGATTGGGTGGAATCGTTTATGGCGACAAGTCCATGCGAAGTGTGTAAAGGCGGCCGGCTGCGAAAAGAAAGCCTGTCTATCCGTTTAGAAAATACGAAGACAGGCAAACGAACGAATATTCACGATGTAGTGACTCTCTCCATTACACAAGCCAGGCAATTCTTTGAAAACCTCACACTCAGTCCACGTGAGGAAGAAATTGCTCGTCAGGTATTGAAAGAAATACGACAACGCTTGGACTTTCTGTTGAATGTAGGATTGAGTTATCTCACGCTCGATCGTGGTGCGCGGACGCTCTCTGGCGGTGAAGGACAACGGATTCGTCTGGCTACACAGATAGGCACACAACTCGTTGGTGTCCTTTACATTTTAGATGAGCCGAGCATTGGCTTACATCAGCGTGACAACATTAAGCTGATTGGTTCTCTTAAATCACTCCGCGATCTGGGCAATACTGTTATTGTCGTTGAACATGACAAAGAGATGATTGAAAGCGCTGATTTTGTTGTCGACCTTGGTCCGCGTGCAGGCGAACATGGCGGGCATGTTGTAGTGACAGGAACGCCAAGCCAATTAAAAATGAAAAATGTTTTAATGAAAAATGGTAAAAGGAAAAAGGGAAAAGTTGATTCTGAAAACTCAAATCACCAATCTCTCACATCGGCATATCTTCGTGGAGAGCACAGAATCGATATTCCTAAAAAACGACGGCAGGGAAGTGGAAAGTCACTCATCATAAAAGGAGCAGAAGGCAACAATCTCAAGAATGTTACTCTGAAAATTCCGCTTGCAAAATTTGTATGTATTACCGGTGTAAGTGGTTCTGGTAAATCTACTCTTATCAATGAAACGCTTTTTCCGATTCTTTCGCGAAAGTTTTATAAAACGAAACTCGTTCCGCTTCCCTTCAAGTCTATCGATGGATTGCAACACATTGACAAAGTCATAGACATCGACCAGTCGCCAATCGGCAGAACGCCGCGATCAAATCCTGCGACGTACACAGGACTCTTCACGCTGATCCGGGATTTATTTACACAATTGCCCGAGGCGCAGATTCGCGGTTACAAGGCAGGGCGCTTCAGCTTCAATGTGAAAGGCGGGCGGTGTGAGAATTGTGAAGGCGATGGAGTAAGAAAAATTGAAATGAATTTTTTGCCGGATGTGTATGTCCATTGCGATGTTTGCAACGGCAAGAGATACAACCGCGAAACACTTGAAGTGCATTATAAAGGAAAGTCGATTGCCGATGTACTGAATATGACAGTCGATGAAGCGATGGAACAATTCAGCGAGCTACCGCGCATTCATCGGCATTTGCAAACGCTGCATGATGTTGGAATGGGTTACATCCGTTTGGGCCAGCAAGCGACGACACTTTCCGGCGGCGAAGCGCAGCGTGTAAAACTCTCGACAGAACTTTCGAAAATCGGTACCGGTAAAACACTTTACATTCTCGACGAACCGACAACAGGTTTGCATTTTGAAGATATCCGGATGCTGCTTCTCGTGCTGAATAGATTGGTTGATAAAGGAAACACGGTTATCGTTATCGAACACAATCTTGATGTAATCAAAACTGCGGACTGGGTTATTGATTTAGGTCCCGACGGCGGCGATGAAGGAGGCGAGATTGTTGCAGAAGGAAAGCCGGAAGAAGTTGCGATGAATCAACGATCATACACGGGAGAATATTTAAGGAAGGAGTTGTGA
- the clpB gene encoding ATP-dependent chaperone ClpB produces the protein MNFNKFTIKSQEAVQNAQEIASSYSNQVVEPEHLLAALVQDSEGIVVPILQKLGTNVNYLKIKINETVEHLPKVQGSGLGNQHISPQLGQVFESAQQEAQQLKDEYVSTEHLLLGLLAAKSSVTKLLTDQGVSKESIYKALKDVRGTQRVTDQTPEDKYQSLERFGRDLNDLARKGKLDPVIGREEEIRRVLQVLSRRTKNNPVLIGDPGVGKTAIAEGIAQRIVQGDVPESLKTKRIIALDMGTLVAGTSFRGQFEERLKAVLKEVTDSNGEIILFIDELHTLVGAGAAQGSVDASNMLKPALARGDLRAIGATTIDEYRKYIEKDPALERRFQPVLVEEPTVEDTISILRGLKERYEVHHGVRITDGAIVAAAQLSHRYISDRFLPDKAIDLVDEAASKLRMEIDSMPEELDDVERRIKQLEIEREAVKREKDIDSKSRLGEIEHELADLNQTRSELKAHWQLEKGLIQSIRKMKGDIDNTKKDAEQQERQGNLGRVAELRYGVIAGLEKQLKEASLKLNEVQKTQKMLKEEVDAEDIAEIVAKWTGIPVQRMLESDRTKLLHLEDRIHERLIDQEDAVKAVADAIRRSRAGLQDERKPIGSFIFLGSTGVGKTELAKALAEFLFNDENAVVRIDMSEYMEKFSVSRLIGAPPGYVGYEEGGQLTEAVRRKPYSVVLLDEIEKAHPEVFNVLLQLLDEGRLTDSKGRTVNFKNTIVIMTSNLGSQLIQEKMDTLTEENRDDLMGELRVQLLEMLRQSVRPEFLNRIDEIILFKPLTMTELEKIVELQLRQVQKLVADKNIILNFTAEAKERLATIGYDPSYGARPLKRVIQKYVINILSEKLLSGDVVDGDTVEIGTDNRGMIAFVKKVKPESLK, from the coding sequence ATGAATTTCAATAAATTTACAATTAAATCTCAGGAAGCTGTGCAGAATGCACAGGAGATTGCATCAAGTTACAGCAATCAAGTTGTCGAACCAGAGCACTTGTTGGCGGCACTGGTGCAAGATAGCGAAGGCATCGTCGTGCCGATCCTGCAAAAACTTGGTACTAACGTTAACTATCTCAAAATAAAAATTAACGAGACGGTGGAACATTTGCCAAAAGTGCAAGGTTCCGGTCTCGGTAATCAACATATCTCACCTCAACTCGGGCAAGTTTTTGAATCTGCACAGCAGGAAGCGCAGCAGCTCAAAGATGAATATGTCAGCACCGAACATTTACTCCTGGGATTACTTGCAGCAAAGTCATCTGTGACGAAACTGTTAACTGATCAAGGTGTATCCAAAGAAAGTATTTACAAAGCGCTGAAAGATGTGCGCGGCACACAGCGTGTGACCGACCAGACTCCGGAGGATAAGTACCAATCTCTCGAGCGGTTTGGACGCGACCTGAACGATCTCGCGCGTAAAGGCAAATTAGATCCGGTCATCGGACGCGAAGAAGAGATTCGTCGTGTACTTCAAGTGCTTTCACGCCGTACAAAGAATAATCCAGTGCTTATTGGCGATCCGGGTGTCGGCAAAACAGCAATTGCAGAGGGTATTGCGCAGCGCATTGTGCAGGGCGATGTTCCAGAGAGTTTGAAAACGAAGCGTATTATTGCACTCGATATGGGAACGCTGGTTGCAGGCACAAGCTTCCGTGGACAGTTTGAAGAACGCTTAAAGGCGGTCCTGAAAGAAGTAACCGATTCGAACGGGGAAATTATTCTCTTCATCGATGAACTGCATACACTCGTTGGCGCTGGCGCAGCTCAGGGCTCCGTTGATGCGTCGAATATGCTGAAACCGGCACTTGCACGCGGTGACTTGCGAGCCATTGGTGCCACGACTATTGATGAATATCGAAAATATATCGAGAAAGATCCTGCACTGGAACGGCGATTCCAACCGGTGCTTGTGGAAGAACCGACGGTGGAAGATACGATTTCTATTTTGCGCGGACTCAAAGAGCGGTATGAAGTGCATCACGGTGTACGTATCACGGACGGCGCAATTGTTGCGGCAGCGCAGTTAAGCCACCGTTATATATCAGATCGCTTCCTGCCCGACAAGGCAATCGATTTAGTGGATGAAGCTGCCTCGAAACTTCGCATGGAAATCGATTCGATGCCGGAAGAATTGGATGATGTTGAACGCCGAATCAAACAATTAGAAATTGAGCGTGAAGCGGTAAAGCGCGAGAAAGATATTGACTCGAAATCTCGTTTGGGAGAAATCGAACACGAACTTGCCGACTTGAATCAAACTCGCTCCGAGTTGAAGGCGCACTGGCAGTTGGAAAAGGGATTGATTCAATCCATCCGAAAAATGAAGGGAGATATTGACAACACAAAAAAGGATGCAGAACAACAAGAGCGGCAAGGCAATCTTGGCCGTGTGGCAGAATTGCGTTACGGTGTTATTGCAGGATTAGAAAAGCAATTGAAGGAAGCATCGCTGAAATTGAACGAAGTACAAAAGACTCAAAAGATGCTGAAGGAAGAAGTCGATGCGGAAGATATTGCAGAAATTGTTGCAAAATGGACCGGCATTCCTGTCCAACGTATGTTAGAAAGCGATCGGACGAAGCTTCTCCATTTAGAAGATCGGATTCATGAGAGGTTGATCGATCAGGAAGATGCTGTAAAAGCTGTGGCAGATGCAATTAGAAGAAGTCGTGCAGGATTGCAGGATGAACGGAAACCAATAGGTTCGTTTATCTTCCTCGGCAGTACCGGCGTTGGGAAAACTGAATTGGCAAAAGCACTTGCTGAATTTCTTTTCAATGATGAAAATGCTGTTGTGCGGATTGATATGTCAGAATACATGGAAAAGTTTTCCGTATCGCGGCTAATCGGCGCACCGCCGGGGTATGTTGGTTACGAAGAAGGCGGTCAGTTAACAGAGGCAGTGCGGAGAAAACCGTACTCGGTTGTTCTTCTCGATGAGATTGAAAAAGCGCATCCGGAAGTGTTCAATGTCCTTTTACAATTGCTGGATGAAGGCAGGTTGACGGACAGCAAAGGGCGGACAGTGAATTTCAAAAACACCATCGTCATTATGACATCGAATCTTGGTTCTCAACTGATTCAAGAGAAGATGGATACGTTGACAGAAGAGAATCGCGACGACCTGATGGGTGAACTGCGCGTACAGCTTCTTGAAATGCTCAGACAATCTGTGCGTCCGGAGTTTCTCAATCGCATTGACGAGATCATTCTTTTCAAACCGCTCACAATGACTGAACTGGAAAAAATTGTCGAGCTGCAATTGCGACAAGTGCAGAAACTGGTGGCAGATAAGAATATTATATTAAATTTTACTGCTGAGGCGAAAGAGCGTCTTGCGACAATCGGATACGATCCAAGTTATGGTGCGCGGCCATTGAAACGAGTGATTCAAAAATATGTTATCAACATATTATCAGAAAAACTTCTTTCCGGTGACGTTGTGGATGGAGATACGGTTGAGATTGGCACAGATAACCGCGGGATGATTGCGTTCGTGAAAAAAGTGAAACCGGAATCATTGAAATAA